A single Rattus norvegicus strain BN/NHsdMcwi chromosome 5, GRCr8, whole genome shotgun sequence DNA region contains:
- the Lingo2 gene encoding leucine-rich repeat and immunoglobulin-like domain-containing nogo receptor-interacting protein 2 isoform X1 yields the protein MLHTAIPCWQPFLGLAMVLLFMGSTIGCPARCECSAQNKSVSCHRRRLIAIPEGIPIETKILDLSKNRLKSINPEEFISYPLLEEIDLSDNIIANVEPGAFNNLFNLRSLRLKGNRLKLVPLGVFTGLSNLTKLDISENKIVILLDYMFQDLHNLKSLEVGDNDLVYISHRAFSGLFSLEQLTLEKCNLTAVPTEALSHLRSLITLHLKHLNINNMPVYAFKRLFHLKQLEIDYWPLLDMMPANSLYGLNLTSLSITNTNLSTVPFLAFKHLVYLTHLNLSYNPISTIEAGMFSDLIRLQELHVVGAQLRTIEPHSFQGLRFLRVLNVSQNLLETLEENVFSSPRALEVLSINNNPLACDCRLLWLLQRQATLQFGGQQPMCAGPDTIRERSFKDFHSTALSFYFTCKKPKIREKKLQHLLVDEGQTVQLECNADGDPQPVISWVTPRRRFITTKSNGRATVLGDGTLEIRFAQDQDSGMYVCIASNAAGNDTFTASLTVKGFTSDRFLYANRTPMYMTDSNDTVSNGTNANTFSLDLKTILVSTAMGCFTFLGVVLFCFLLLFVWSRGKGKHKNSIDLEYVPRKNNGAVAEGEVAGPRRFNMKMI from the coding sequence ATGCTTCACACGGCTATACCATGCTGGCAGCCATTCCTGGGTCTGGCTATGGTGTTACTCTTCATGGGATCCACCATTGGCTGTCCTGCTCGCTGTGAGTGCTCTGCCCAGAACAAATCTGTTAGCTGCCACAGAAGACGCTTGATCGCGATCCCCGAAGGCATTCCCATTGAGACCAAAATCTTGGACCTGAGCAAAAATCGACTAAAGAGCATAAACCCCGAAGAATTCATCTCATATCCTCTGTTGGAGGAGATAGACTTGAGCGACAACATCATCGCCAATGTAGAACCTGGGGCATTTAACAATCTCTTTAACCTGCGTTCCCTCCGCCTAAAAGGCAATCGCCTTAAGTTGGTCCCTTTGGGAGTATTCACGGGACTGTCCAACCTCACCAAGCTTGACATTAGTGAGAATAAGATTGTCATTTTGCTGGACTACATGTTCCAGGATCTGCATAACCTGAAGTCTCTAGAAGTGGGGGACAATGATTTGGTTTATATATCACACAGGGCCTTCAGTGGACTATTTAGCTTGGAGCAGCTCACCCTGGAGAAGTGCAACTTGACAGCGGTACCAACAGAAGCCCTTTCCCATCTCCGCAGCCTCATCACCCTGCATCTGAAGCATCTCAATATCAACAATATGCCTGTGTATGCCTTTAAAAGATTATTCCACCTGAAACAACTAGAGATCGACTATTGGCCATTGCTGGATATGATGCCAGCCAATAGCCTCTATGGTCTCAACCTCACATCCCTCTCGATCACTAACACCAACCTGTCCACTGTCCCTTTCCTCGCCTTTAAACACCTTGTATACCTGACCCACCTTAACCTCTCCTACAATCCCATCAGCACTATTGAAGCAGGCATGTTCTCTGACCTGATCCGCCTACAGGAGCTTCATGTAGTCGGGGCCCAGCTCCGCACCATTGAACCTCACTCCTTCCAAGGGCTCCGCTTCCTCCGCGTGCTCAATGTATCTCAGAACCTGCTGGAAACATTGGAAGAGAATGTCTTCTCTTCCCCTAGGGCTTTGGAGGTCCTGAGCATTAACAATAACCCACTAGCGTGCGACTGCCGACTTCTCTGGCTCCTGCAGCGACAGGCCACCCTGCAGTTTGGAGGCCAGCAGCCCATGTGTGCCGGGCCAGACACCATACGTGAGAGGTCATTTAAGGATTTCCATAGCActgctctttctttttattttacctgCAAAAAACCCAAAATCCGTGAAAAGAAGTTACAGCACCTCCTAGTGGACGAAGGACAGACGGTCCAGCTGGAGTGCAACGCGGATGGAGACCCCCAGCCCGTGATTTCCTGGGTGACACCTCGAAGGCGTTTTATCACCACCAAGTCCAACGGAAGGGCCACTGTGTTGGGTGATGGCACCTTAGAAATCCGTTTCGCCCAGGATCAAGACAGTGGGATGTATGTTTGCATAGCTAGCAATGCTGCTGGGAATGACACCTTCACGGCATCTCTCACTGTGAAGGGATTCACTTCAGACCGCTTCCTTTACGCAAACAGGACCCCTATGTACATGACTGACTCCAATGACACCGTTTCCAACGGCACTAATGCCAATACTTTTTCCCTGGACCTTAAAACAATACTGGTATCTACAGCCATGGGCTGTTTCACATTCCTGGgagtggttttattttgttttctccttctttttgtgTGGAGCCGAGGAAAGGGCAAACACAAAAACAGCATTGACCTTGAGTATGTGCCCCGAAAAAACAATGGTGCTGTTGCAGAAGGGGAGGTGGCTGGACCCAGGAGGTTCAACATGAAAATGATATAA